A genomic region of Cannabis sativa cultivar Pink pepper isolate KNU-18-1 chromosome 1, ASM2916894v1, whole genome shotgun sequence contains the following coding sequences:
- the LOC115707230 gene encoding uncharacterized protein LOC115707230 produces MDHDRKKRSRTSPEGDHQQDSQSKHLLDKKKKAKKTSHNDNITTNCGSTSYISPDHDSNEVSQGVFDFPWLKDGVVSKSDELKFEDAFLSQLTNTSNSITTTTGIEFSFPGQCLFQTPVEAMLDFPEEKFDQENLLEEDDGGDGLEKENLDCLWSSLLNQPLLGQHN; encoded by the coding sequence ATGGACCATGACAGAAAGAAGAGATCAAGAACATCACCAGAAGGAGATCATCAACAAGATTCCCAGTCCAAGCACTTGTTAGATaagaagaagaaagccaagaagACTAGTCATAATGATAACATCACCACCAATTGTGGCAGTACAAGTTACATCTCACCGGATCATGATTCCAATGAGGTGTCTCAGGGAGTTTTCGATTTCCCATGGCTGAAAGATGGTGTTGTTTCGAAATCAGACGAGTTGAAATTTGAAGATGCCTTCTTGTCACAGCTCACAAACACTTCCAACTCCATCACCACCACCACAGGTATAGAATTTTCTTTCCCGGGTCAGTGTTTGTTTCAAACTCCAGTTGAGGCAATGCTGGACTTTCCAGAAGAAAAGTTTGACCAGGAAAACTTGCTCGAGGAAGATGATGGTGGTGATGGTTTGGAGAAAGAGAATTTGGACTGCCTTTGGAGCTCTTTGCTTAACCAGCCACTACTTGGGCAACACAATTGA